In Astyanax mexicanus isolate ESR-SI-001 chromosome 5, AstMex3_surface, whole genome shotgun sequence, a single window of DNA contains:
- the uhmk1 gene encoding serine/threonine-protein kinase Kist isoform X3 produces the protein MACSSGTSPVGTAQPPPQLPVASPSAEAMKPVLFEIFGEMWKVQARLGQGGSASVYRVSSVSTGRASSAAVKEFQADAQGGDYGYLKERAVLEEIQGHKNIVTLYGVFTHHNPLGIATRCLLLELLDVSVSELLVRASNQGHSMWLIQHCARDVLEALCFLHREGYVHADLKPRNILWSSDDECFKLIDFGLSFKEGHQDVKYIQTDGYRAPEAELQNSLAQAGLEGDSGCTTAVDMWSLGIILLEMFSGIKLKETVKSQEWKDNSAAIVDHIFSSNSAVYPAIPVYHLRDLIKSMLHNNPSRRSTAEAALINPFFSIPFAPHIEDLVLLPTPVLRLLNVIDDCHLHNDDEYEEIIEDMREECQKYGSVISLLIPKENPGKGQVFVEYANAGDSKEAQRLLTGRTFDGKFVVATFYPLSAYKRGYLYQTVQFTTDGECSPDPPL, from the exons ATGGCCTGTAGTTCAGGAACCAGCCCCGTTGGCACCGCGCAGCCGCCGCCGCAGCTCCCCGTAGCTTCGCCCTCGGCCGAGGCCATGAAGCCGGTTCTCTTTGAGATATTCGGGGAGATGTGGAAGGTCCAGGCCCGCCTGGGTCAGGGAGGCTCTGCCTCAGTGTACCGGGTCAGCTCGGTCAGTACGGGCAGAGCCAGCTCGGCCGCAGTGAAGGAGTTCCAGGCGGACGCACAGGGAGGGGATTACGGGTATCTGAAGGAAAGAGCCGTGCTGGAGGAGATCCAGGGACACAAGAATATCG TGACCCTATATGGTGTGTTCACCCATCACAACCCTCTGGGCATAGCCACACGATGCTTGCTGCTGGAACTTCTTGACGTCAGTGTTTCAGAATTGCTGGTCCGAGCAAGCAACCAGGGTCACTCCATGTGGCTGATCCAGCACTGTGCCCGTGATGTACTGGAGGCCTTGTGCTTCCTGCACCGAGAGGGCTATGTGCACGCTGACCTGAAGCCCCGCAACATACTCTGGAGTTCTGATGACGAATGCTTTAAGCTCATTGACTTCGGGCTCAGCTTCAAAGAGGGACACCAG GACGTGAAGTACATCCAGACTGATGGATATCGGGCTCCTGAAGCAGAGCTGCAGAATTCGCTGGCACAGGCAGGTCTAGAAGGAGACTCAGGCTGCACTACTGCTGTTGACATGTGGAGTCTGGGCATTATTCTGCTGGAAATGTTCTCAGGAATTAAACTGAAAGAAACTGTCAAGTCTCAGGAGTGGAAG GACAACAGTGCTGCAATTGTAGACCATATCTTTTCAAGCAATTCAGCGGTGTACCCTGCTATCCCTGTCTATCATCTGAGAGATCTGATCAAAAG CATGCTTCACAACAACCCAAGCCGCAGAAGCACTGCTGAAGCTGCACTGATCAATCCATTCTTCAGTATTCCTTTTG CACCTCACATTGAAGACTTGGTTCTCCTACCGACACCTGTCCTCAGACTACTCAACGTAATTGATGACTGTCATTTACACAATGATGATGAATATGAAG AAATTATTGAAGACATGAGGGAAGAATGCCAGAAATATGGCTCTGTCATATCCCTGTTGATTCCAAAAGAAAATCCTGGCAAAGGCCAG GTGTTTGTAGAGTATGCAAATGCTGGAGACTCCAAAGAAGCCCAGAGGCTGCTGACGGGCCGAACATTTGATGGCAAATTTGTGGTGGCCACTTTCTACCCACTGAGTGCCTATAAAAGAGGGTATCTGTATCAAACTGTGCA